A stretch of DNA from Cololabis saira isolate AMF1-May2022 chromosome 17, fColSai1.1, whole genome shotgun sequence:
ttcaaaacttTCTTTTCATTCAAGATTACAGAATATCCAACCATATATGAAAATCAGAGGgtacatttttgaaaaccatgcttttccactgaggttaaACTGGAAAATGTTTAAACTCATTGTTGGTGGACAACTTCTCTTTAACGGATTGTTACAGTGGAACATCAGTGATCTCAGAAACATAATAAACCCGTTGCTTCTGTTTTTGCTTCCTAGCTCCAAATGCTAACAAACCAAAACTCCATATGAGTGTGCATGTTGCTCATGCAGCTCGAGGAATCGTTAGTGATTTGCATTGTGTATGTATAGACTGTATATATACAGAGTTAGCATGAACTGTGTAGATGGACAGATAAATAATCACATTTGAAAACACATAATTGTTGATTGATCTGACTTTTGAATGTCCTTTGGATTAATACTGTAGTTTTTCTTGGAGTAAACATTTTCATGAGGATGAAATGAGGTATTCACTTGAGTACAGACCTCTCCTCAAAGTGGCtgcaaaaaagagaaagaggaagGTAAACAATACAGTAAACCAACAATTTTACAGTGCTAATATGCTAACGAAATCTTCATGTACCTATTTGCTATTTCATTGATTGAACGTAAAAGCAGTGTGTTTGAACTTATGTGAAGGTTTCACAGCACTCTTATTTGGGCATATATTTGAATTTGCTCTCCAGTGTTCACTTTCTCCATAAAAAAACAGAGCCCTTTGTGCTTCTTGCTTTTTGTGGTGTGTCTGCATGGTactaataaattaatattttaGGGGGCGTCATTTGCTGTAAAGCTGtgctacctttttttttttttttttttgaaatacAAGCCCATGAAGATATAAGGTTAATTTGCTTTCAAGCATCTGTCTCTCTGCATATCAGTTAGAGTTATTGATCTTGCTTGTGATGTTTTAAGAAATAATGTATGTGTAATGATGTTGGGAATTTTTTCTGTAAATGAAGGCCAATAATTCAATAGTGCATATATAACGTGTGTAAGTGCCCACCAACTGAAAGCTGTTTAGGAGATGGTCGACATTGATGTCGTCATAACTCTCCTGAAAGGTGTTGGCCTCGTCCCTGGACTCCTCCTGCTCACTGGCTCCAGGATCTTCTAGGCTTTAAGTGTTAAGGAAGGGCGGCATTGAAAGATGatgcaaaacattaaaatatgcTGCATATTTtcgcaaaatatatatatttttttgttgtagaGTAACTGAGTACAACCACTGCTAACAAATCTAGCAATTTTACTTTCTACTTTGATAACTGCATTGGTTTTATTAGTATAAAATGATCTGCAAGGGCTTTTCTGTTTTAACCCTCTGCATGTTGGGTATAGTGTTttataaaaggtttaaaaaacaagattttaagTTCTTACGGTCTCTTTGATTGTGTGATTTTTTCATACAGCTGCAAAGTGTCTTTCACATGCATAAATTAAGAGAAGTGCAAAGTCTGCAGATATAGACTTCTGATTCTAAACACAATCAATACAGCTTTACATTTTCACTGTGGTGAATATAAGGAGGGAGTCATTCCTACCTTCTCTTGCCCGTTAAGACTGAGTTCAGGTACTTCTTGACTGCCATCTGTTTGCGGAATCGACTGTAATTGTCTGTAAAGATGGCGTCTGAGTGGCGCTTCACTGGCTCATCCATCAGCTCGTCACTGGACAGAAGAGATGACATTGGACTGACACCCAAATTCCGAGGGCAGCATATTTCCATGAAAAGTCATGATCTGTGAGTAATGGTATCATGGCTCTGTGGGGATGTGTGCGTATGGGTGTGTGCTCCCCCAGGCTGTATAACAAATATGTGATTAAACTGTAATGGCATGAATTAacctttaaaaatgtttaaccaATTACACAACGCATCATCAAGCAGGTCAACTCTTTTCATTGCAAATGTCAGTTGGTCCTCTTGcgttaaaacatgaaaacatttttttcagtcaGATAAAATGATCTCTTGTTGGTTCTGTTTCATGAATTTTCTTTTACTGTGAACCGTCTCCCTGCTCTGGCAGAACATGCCTTAAGTTTGTTGTGACTTGGTCTCTTGAGACagaaatatttctttttttaatccattgttgcctttttttccttctgaaaACAGATTGTCATTTAATGTTTAATGCTCTAATTGAATGCTAATTTAATATTCTTTTTGCctttacttcctgttttgtAGAATAAATATCTAATATAATTGAAGTCAAATTTAATGAAAGAAAGAGTTGTTTTATTCCAACATAAGATATGTTCTGAGGGTAAACAGCACGGCTGTAAACAGTGCCATCTTGACATATCTCAAGCTTAAATGCTTAAAAGGTTCTTGATTAAATGGGAAGTAGATCCAGTGTTCCTAAACTTGAGATTCATTCACATGTGCCTGCTGCGGGATGGGCAGAGTGCTCGCCTACCTGACCCGCTTCCCGATCAGAGACTCCAGGTACCTCCGCGCCGACAGCTGCCCCAGGAGTTTGCTGTATCCGCTGGTGAACAAACCGTCTGCGTGTCTCGTCGGTCTGCACAACACAGCCCCATTAATGCAGTGACACTGGAATGCAAACATCGCTTTTTGCATCCAGACGCGCGCCAGTTATGAGACTGCTGTTGTTTCTgcgcattaattgcgccaattATAGTCTGAAGCAGAGATATGGTTTGAAGGCGCTGACCCATTTGTCATCAAAACTGTGTAAATGAAATGCGACACCATGCATAAAATAACAAAGGAATTCCAGAACGAGTTCATATGTTCAGCAATGAATGACTATTGTCAACTTTTTGAAGTAAGtccccccttcttttttttctgagacTGAGCGCAGTACCAATAATGACTAAAAGTATATCTCATATAATTGTAACAGGTTGCATTTTAGTCAAAATTCATTTCGCTGAGCCATCCAAATTTTTCCACGTGTCTAATTACACAGTGCTGGGCAATTTCCCCATCACCACAGGTTGAGATTTTAGTTGAAACAATCCCAGTTTGCTCTCACCTCATGGATGTGTAAGGTAGACTCAGAGTCCTCGTATAGAACACACTGCACAGGGCTATTAGGAGAAGCAGGTGGGGACCGGACCGTTGTAACATCGCTTTACACCTGGGGATGAAAATGTTGACAAGTAGTAACTCGCTCACAAAGTGCACGCCTTCCATTGTTCCAGGAAAAATATGATCcgaatatcttctttttttccccttatattATCATGTATTATATCCACCAGCGTTCGTTTAGATATCAAACTTCAAACAAGCTGTCTAatgtgcgtaaatgcgcacgCTGCTGTATGGAACCGCGTGTATGATCGCACTCCCCCTTCAATCTGAACGATCTGTTCTGCCATTGATACGAGCATTTAGAGATTAGTTATTAGCAAGAGATTAGTGACAAAattgttttgaaaaataaattctTCCATACAAAGCTCTTACAACAGTGCTTGTAAATATCtggttgtgttatttttttacatCTCAGCCGAAACTCTATCTAGTCCCACCTGTAATAAAGAAGTTAAGAAGATAATGATTCGTATTGTTACTTCTTTTTTCAAGGCTAGACTGCTAAGATGTTGACCACAGGCTACATCCAGTGCGTTATTACGCACACAGACAGCAGCGGATGACAGGTTCACATTGAAGTTGGAACTATGTGCCATAGTGGACAACaagcttattttttttacacatgGAACTGCTTCTACATCTACAGTGAAAGTTATTAATTgttgtaaaactcattatatgaTTATTTTGATAAACTTGTTCCAAAAGCTGCTTGGAGCAAAAAGAAAGTTATAAAACACATACAGATCAACAAGACATCAAATATCCAATGGAAACACTGAAAGAAAATCTTACAAGTGGAGAAAGTCGTGGTGTTTGGCTCTGATCCTGCGTCCTGATCCTGACCGGCTGCTGTACGTCCACACTGCCGATCCGATGTGTCCTATCTCTCCTTCTCTTTCTGCGTTCCTTGTTTCCTCCCAGTTCTGCTCCCGTTTTATACACCTGGGCTTTTCTCACAGTGCAGGAGGCGACTCCCATTCATCTGGCGCTGGAGACGTCAGCGGCT
This window harbors:
- the vip gene encoding VIP peptides: MLQRSGPHLLLLIALCSVFYTRTLSLPYTSMRPTRHADGLFTSGYSKLLGQLSARRYLESLIGKRVSDELMDEPVKRHSDAIFTDNYSRFRKQMAVKKYLNSVLTGKRSLEDPGASEQEESRDEANTFQESYDDINVDHLLNSFQLPL